A genomic stretch from Angustibacter sp. Root456 includes:
- a CDS encoding nucleoside/nucleotide kinase family protein — translation MNQGHPQSVVDATVQSLADRLRVLSAAAPRTIIGLCGAPGAGKSTLAAELVRELGPRLAVVVPMDGFHLANQVLRDLGLAGRKGAPETFDVHAYVATLRRLSERADPVVYVPEFRRELEESFASALAVPREVPLVITEGNYLLLDDGAWPKARAYLDEVWYLDVDERVRRERLVARHRRHGRSLDEASEWVARVDEPNAAVIAATAPAADLRVRFRDASAGRVGSAMPG, via the coding sequence GTGAACCAGGGGCACCCGCAGTCGGTCGTCGATGCCACTGTGCAGAGTCTGGCCGACCGGCTGCGGGTGCTCAGCGCCGCGGCTCCCCGCACGATCATCGGGCTGTGCGGGGCGCCGGGCGCGGGCAAGTCGACGCTCGCGGCCGAGCTCGTTCGCGAGCTCGGCCCGCGCCTGGCGGTCGTGGTGCCGATGGACGGGTTCCACCTCGCCAACCAGGTGCTGCGCGACCTCGGGCTCGCGGGCCGCAAGGGCGCGCCGGAGACGTTCGACGTCCACGCGTACGTCGCCACGCTGCGCCGGCTCTCCGAGCGCGCTGACCCGGTGGTGTACGTGCCGGAGTTCCGGCGCGAGCTCGAGGAGTCGTTCGCCTCAGCGCTCGCCGTGCCGCGCGAGGTGCCGCTCGTGATCACCGAGGGGAACTACCTGCTGCTGGACGACGGTGCGTGGCCGAAGGCGCGGGCGTACCTCGACGAGGTCTGGTACCTCGACGTCGACGAGCGCGTCCGGCGCGAGCGGCTGGTGGCGCGGCACCGGCGTCACGGGCGGTCGCTGGACGAGGCGAGCGAGTGGGTGGCTCGGGTCGATGAGCCGAATGCCGCGGTGATCGCTGCGACGGCGCCGGCTGCGGACCTTCGGGTTCGGTTCCGGGACGCGTCGGCCGGGCGCGTCGGGTCGGCGATGCCCGGATGA
- a CDS encoding ABC transporter permease, with translation MSTLDRTELSDVRWRPRAPWRARLTGVLVGWEGILALIALALIVTAVATTAGFADSYNLESSLSRMSARAIMVLPLVPLIIAREIDISVASIAGLSGIVMALVTGAGAPWWVAVLAAVLVGAGCGAVNAFFVSVGLPSLIVTLGTLAVFRGLCYVLVGGTPVNTVPDVVLQLSYTDVPGTFVPWTFVPFLALLPVFWIALHRTAWGRRVYAIGGNPEAARYAGVRNRRLIARMFVVSGAVAALAGVVHTGLNSSASPDAMLGFELDVVTVVFLGGVSFLGGQGRMSGVLWALVAVVVLRSMLQLLNVGAYSQSAVVGFLLILSLLAANLVDQARDWAATRRRRQRHPSSTSTKESAHL, from the coding sequence ATGAGCACCCTCGACCGCACTGAGCTGTCCGACGTCCGCTGGCGCCCGCGCGCCCCCTGGCGCGCCCGGCTGACCGGCGTCCTCGTCGGGTGGGAGGGGATCCTCGCCCTCATCGCCCTGGCGCTCATCGTGACGGCGGTGGCGACGACCGCCGGCTTCGCTGACAGCTACAACCTGGAGTCGTCGCTGTCGCGCATGAGCGCCCGGGCGATCATGGTGCTGCCGCTGGTGCCGCTCATCATCGCTCGCGAGATCGACATCTCGGTCGCCTCGATCGCCGGCCTGAGCGGCATCGTGATGGCTTTGGTCACCGGCGCCGGGGCGCCGTGGTGGGTCGCAGTGCTCGCCGCGGTGCTGGTGGGCGCCGGCTGCGGTGCGGTGAACGCCTTCTTCGTGAGCGTGGGGCTGCCGTCGCTGATCGTCACGCTCGGCACCCTCGCCGTGTTCCGCGGCCTCTGCTACGTCCTGGTGGGTGGGACGCCGGTCAACACCGTGCCGGACGTCGTCCTGCAGCTCAGCTACACCGACGTGCCCGGGACGTTCGTGCCGTGGACCTTCGTGCCGTTCCTCGCGCTGCTCCCGGTCTTCTGGATCGCGTTGCACCGCACCGCTTGGGGACGGCGCGTGTACGCGATCGGCGGCAACCCGGAGGCCGCGCGGTACGCCGGGGTGCGCAACCGGCGGCTCATCGCGCGGATGTTCGTGGTGTCGGGCGCTGTGGCCGCACTGGCCGGCGTCGTGCACACCGGGCTGAACTCCTCGGCGTCGCCTGACGCGATGCTCGGCTTCGAGCTGGATGTCGTCACGGTCGTGTTCCTCGGCGGCGTGAGCTTCCTGGGCGGTCAGGGCCGGATGAGCGGCGTGCTCTGGGCCCTGGTGGCGGTCGTCGTCCTGCGCAGCATGCTCCAGCTGCTCAACGTGGGCGCCTACTCCCAGTCCGCGGTCGTCGGCTTCCTCCTGATCCTCTCGCTCCTGGCGGCCAACCTGGTCGACCAGGCGCGCGATTGGGCCGCCACCCGGCGGCGCAGACAACGCCATCCCAGCAGCACCTCGACGAAGGAGAGCGCGCACCTATGA
- a CDS encoding NADPH-dependent FMN reductase, which translates to MPNLTVIIGSTRPGRAGLPIANWLVERAERHGGFTVEVADLAEIDLPFYDEPNHPRLGQYVHQHTKDWSAIIERADAVVFVTPEYNFGYPAALKNAIDYLHNEWRDKPVGFVSYGGVAAGTRAVQQLKQVVTTLKMIPVTESVNIPFHAQFIDGGRVKANEVMEGAADAMLDELLRLDGALRPLREKNDRQAA; encoded by the coding sequence ATGCCCAACCTGACCGTGATCATCGGATCCACCCGCCCCGGACGCGCCGGCCTGCCCATCGCGAACTGGCTCGTCGAGCGCGCCGAGCGCCACGGTGGGTTCACGGTCGAGGTGGCTGACCTCGCGGAGATCGACCTGCCGTTCTACGACGAGCCGAACCACCCGCGGCTGGGCCAGTACGTCCACCAGCACACCAAGGACTGGAGCGCGATCATCGAGCGCGCGGACGCCGTCGTCTTCGTGACGCCGGAGTACAACTTCGGCTACCCCGCCGCGCTCAAGAACGCGATCGACTACCTCCACAACGAGTGGCGCGACAAGCCCGTCGGCTTCGTCTCCTACGGCGGTGTCGCGGCTGGCACCCGCGCCGTCCAGCAGCTCAAGCAGGTCGTCACGACGCTGAAGATGATCCCCGTCACCGAGAGCGTCAACATCCCGTTCCACGCCCAGTTCATCGACGGCGGCCGCGTCAAGGCCAACGAGGTCATGGAAGGTGCCGCCGACGCCATGCTCGACGAGCTCCTGCGGCTGGACGGCGCGCTGCGACCGTTGCGCGAGAAGAACGACCGCCAGGCGGCGTGA
- a CDS encoding LacI family DNA-binding transcriptional regulator, whose product MTTMHDVAKAAGVSQSTVSHVLNGTRAIAPSTEAAVRKAIEETGYVHDDIARSLRSRRTNTIGVATSAISNIYFAEVVSAVERAATALGRIVMLVDTHDEPEREYEAVRTFVSRRVDGIVLAPSAEPERSLSLLHRRNVPTVLLDRFLEVENACDMVGVSNVEPTAQLVDLLAEAGHTNIGFVAGLRGLATSEERLEGFSRGLARNGLAEGPVVEGRSNGDEARAATRALLAQDDRPTALLSANNAMTLGVLQAIGDAGLAVPNDISLVCFDDLPWADLLSPRLTVAAQPLAEIGQRAMQMLHERIENPELPQRVVRLDPTIHRRESVAPPQAASG is encoded by the coding sequence ATGACGACCATGCACGACGTCGCGAAGGCGGCGGGGGTCTCGCAGAGCACCGTCTCGCACGTCCTCAACGGCACCCGGGCGATCGCGCCGAGCACCGAGGCCGCGGTGCGCAAGGCGATCGAGGAGACCGGGTACGTCCACGACGACATCGCGCGGTCGCTGCGGTCGCGGCGCACCAACACCATCGGCGTCGCGACGTCGGCGATCTCGAACATCTACTTCGCCGAGGTCGTCAGCGCGGTGGAGCGTGCGGCGACGGCGCTCGGTCGCATCGTCATGCTCGTCGACACGCACGACGAGCCGGAGCGGGAGTACGAGGCCGTGCGGACGTTCGTGTCGCGGCGGGTGGACGGCATCGTGCTGGCCCCCTCCGCCGAGCCCGAGCGGAGCCTGAGCCTGCTGCACCGCCGCAACGTGCCGACCGTGCTGCTCGACCGGTTCCTCGAGGTCGAGAACGCCTGCGACATGGTGGGTGTGAGCAACGTCGAGCCGACGGCGCAGCTGGTCGACCTGCTCGCGGAGGCGGGGCACACCAACATCGGTTTCGTGGCCGGCCTTCGGGGGCTGGCGACGAGCGAGGAGCGGCTGGAGGGGTTCTCGCGGGGGTTGGCGCGCAACGGGCTGGCCGAGGGGCCTGTGGTGGAGGGGCGGTCGAACGGGGACGAGGCTCGCGCGGCGACGCGCGCTCTGCTGGCGCAGGACGACCGGCCGACGGCGCTGCTCTCGGCCAACAACGCCATGACGTTGGGTGTGCTGCAGGCCATCGGGGACGCCGGGCTCGCCGTCCCCAATGACATCTCACTCGTCTGCTTCGACGACCTGCCGTGGGCGGACCTGCTGTCGCCGCGGCTCACCGTCGCCGCTCAGCCGCTCGCTGAGATCGGGCAGCGGGCGATGCAGATGCTGCACGAGCGGATCGAGAACCCTGAGCTGCCACAGCGGGTGGTGCGGTTGGATCCCACGATCCACCGCCGCGAGTCAGTCGCCCCGCCTCAGGCGGCGTCCGGCTAG
- a CDS encoding cupin domain-containing protein yields the protein MADEARVRLVRPADRTAGHPTPGMHREQATSTERTWAGHVTTEPGMVSGWHHHGDHESHIYVVSGAMRMESGPGGRDVVDAGPGDFIFVPPHTVHREGNPATEDATVVVVRAGTGEVVINVDGPEAADD from the coding sequence ATGGCGGATGAGGCGCGGGTGAGGCTGGTCCGGCCCGCCGACCGCACGGCCGGTCACCCGACGCCTGGCATGCACCGGGAACAGGCCACCAGCACCGAGCGCACGTGGGCCGGCCACGTCACGACCGAGCCAGGAATGGTGTCCGGCTGGCACCACCACGGTGACCACGAGAGCCACATCTACGTGGTGTCCGGGGCCATGCGCATGGAGTCCGGGCCGGGCGGGCGAGACGTGGTCGACGCCGGGCCGGGCGACTTCATCTTCGTCCCGCCGCACACGGTGCACCGCGAGGGAAACCCAGCGACGGAGGACGCCACGGTCGTCGTCGTCCGAGCCGGCACCGGCGAGGTGGTCATCAACGTCGACGGCCCCGAGGCAGCCGACGACTGA
- the ribA gene encoding GTP cyclohydrolase II, giving the protein MTARVVETVLPTELGTFRAFGYRDAGTGQEHVALVRGDLRDALRDGVLTRVHSECLTGDAFASTRCDCGPQLRAALTAVTQEGAGVVVYLRGQEGRGIGLVEKLRAYSLQDRGFDTVDANLALGLPADARDYRPAVSILRDLGADAVLLLTNNPDKVAALRDGGIDVRQQVPLLTPVTPANVGYLATKMVRFGHYLGAALTADAGRALGD; this is encoded by the coding sequence GTGACCGCGCGCGTCGTCGAGACCGTGCTGCCCACGGAGCTCGGGACGTTCCGGGCCTTCGGCTACCGGGACGCCGGCACGGGTCAGGAGCACGTCGCGCTGGTGCGCGGTGACCTCCGCGACGCCCTCCGCGATGGCGTCTTGACCCGTGTGCACTCCGAGTGCCTCACCGGCGACGCCTTCGCGTCGACCCGATGCGACTGCGGGCCGCAGCTGCGTGCGGCGCTCACCGCCGTGACGCAGGAGGGCGCTGGCGTGGTCGTGTACCTGCGGGGCCAGGAGGGCAGGGGTATCGGATTGGTTGAGAAGCTGCGGGCCTACTCGTTGCAGGACAGAGGTTTCGACACCGTCGACGCCAACCTGGCACTCGGGCTGCCGGCCGACGCGCGGGACTACCGGCCCGCGGTGAGCATCCTGCGTGACCTCGGCGCGGACGCCGTACTCCTGCTGACCAACAACCCCGACAAGGTCGCCGCCCTACGGGACGGCGGGATCGACGTCCGGCAGCAGGTGCCGCTGCTCACCCCCGTCACCCCCGCCAACGTGGGGTACCTGGCGACGAAGATGGTGCGGTTCGGCCACTACCTCGGCGCGGCGCTCACCGCTGACGCCGGCCGCGCCCTGGGCGACTGA
- a CDS encoding Arc family DNA-binding protein, whose product MEQILIRNLPAGTKAALRARAQQHHRSMEAEVRDLLARALADEPVTIVDILGSDEGADITFEPERLGLTARSAEL is encoded by the coding sequence ATGGAGCAGATACTGATCCGCAACCTTCCCGCTGGGACCAAGGCTGCGCTGCGTGCACGTGCTCAGCAGCATCACCGCTCCATGGAGGCGGAAGTGCGCGATCTGCTGGCGCGGGCCCTGGCCGACGAGCCCGTCACGATCGTCGACATCCTGGGCAGCGACGAGGGCGCTGACATCACGTTCGAACCGGAGCGCCTTGGCCTGACCGCCCGCTCAGCCGAGCTGTGA
- a CDS encoding substrate-binding domain-containing protein translates to MRKSTPLTGLTAFIILAGALAGCGSSKGDTAAAASSDCKKGDITIGIIPKLGDDPYMTTVRDGMTAESKASGANDTIIYTSPSEATGSAQIPFVQQLISKKVDVIAISGSDLKGAAAELKKARARGIKVLSFDSDVDPSARAIFVNQAKISELGTKMLDSMYDLLGGKGDFAVLSSTQTAVNQNAWIADMKKRLASDPKFKDMKLVAVAYGEEKADVSANRAKELVTTYPNLKGIIIPAGISLPAAATALADRGDLGRVKLTGLAPATLIGKYIQTGDVQDIWWNVTDLGRLSYHVAKGLASCDLTGKKGETFTAGDLGKFTVGEQGEVILGPAKVVTPANLNEFKF, encoded by the coding sequence ATGAGAAAGAGCACCCCACTCACCGGCCTGACGGCATTCATCATCTTGGCGGGGGCCCTGGCAGGTTGCGGCTCGTCGAAGGGCGACACCGCCGCTGCGGCGTCCAGTGACTGCAAGAAGGGCGACATCACCATCGGGATCATCCCGAAGCTGGGTGACGACCCGTACATGACGACGGTCCGCGACGGGATGACCGCCGAGTCGAAGGCGTCGGGAGCCAACGACACCATCATCTACACCTCGCCCAGCGAGGCCACCGGTTCAGCGCAGATCCCGTTCGTGCAGCAGCTGATCTCCAAGAAGGTCGACGTCATCGCGATCTCCGGCAGCGACCTCAAGGGAGCGGCTGCCGAGCTGAAGAAGGCGCGGGCCCGCGGCATCAAGGTGCTGTCGTTCGACTCCGACGTCGACCCCTCCGCCCGCGCGATCTTCGTCAACCAGGCCAAGATCTCCGAGCTGGGCACCAAGATGCTCGACAGCATGTACGACCTGCTGGGCGGCAAGGGCGACTTCGCGGTGCTGTCGTCGACGCAGACGGCCGTCAACCAGAACGCCTGGATCGCCGACATGAAGAAGCGGCTGGCCTCGGACCCCAAGTTCAAGGACATGAAGCTGGTGGCCGTCGCCTACGGTGAGGAGAAGGCCGACGTCAGCGCGAACCGGGCCAAGGAGCTCGTGACGACCTACCCCAACCTCAAGGGCATCATCATCCCGGCCGGCATCTCGCTGCCGGCGGCGGCCACGGCGCTCGCCGACCGCGGCGACCTCGGCCGGGTCAAGCTCACGGGCCTCGCACCAGCCACGCTCATCGGTAAGTACATTCAGACCGGGGACGTACAGGACATCTGGTGGAACGTGACCGACCTGGGGAGGCTGTCGTACCACGTGGCCAAGGGGCTGGCCTCGTGCGACCTCACCGGCAAGAAGGGCGAGACGTTCACGGCGGGAGACCTGGGGAAGTTCACGGTCGGCGAGCAGGGTGAGGTCATCCTCGGCCCGGCGAAGGTCGTCACCCCCGCCAACCTCAACGAGTTCAAGTTCTGA
- a CDS encoding type II toxin-antitoxin system VapC family toxin, protein MRYLLDTNVVSALRVRGRNCSVEEWAASVPLGDHFVSAFTIAEIERGVIAKERADAEQGEVLRRWFEDNVLPAFAGRVLGFDLSAARILAAYRVPEHTPLDDALIAAVAESAGLTVATRNTKHFEPLGVACVNPWDGPTAHD, encoded by the coding sequence GTGAGGTACCTCCTGGACACCAACGTGGTGTCCGCGCTCCGGGTGCGAGGGCGCAACTGCTCTGTGGAGGAGTGGGCCGCGTCAGTTCCCTTGGGCGACCATTTCGTCTCCGCTTTCACCATCGCCGAGATCGAGCGCGGCGTGATCGCCAAGGAGCGTGCCGACGCCGAGCAGGGCGAGGTCCTGCGTCGCTGGTTCGAGGACAACGTCCTGCCTGCGTTCGCGGGTCGTGTCCTGGGCTTCGACTTGTCGGCAGCCCGGATCCTCGCGGCTTACCGCGTTCCGGAGCACACCCCCTTGGACGACGCGCTCATTGCTGCTGTCGCCGAGTCCGCTGGCTTGACCGTCGCGACCCGGAACACGAAACACTTCGAGCCCCTTGGCGTGGCTTGCGTCAACCCGTGGGACGGACCGACGGCGCACGACTGA